CAGGAAGGGTCCCTGAACCACATTTTGTTTACTCTAAAAGGTTTATGAGTTTTAGTATCTTTTCTAGCAGTAGCTAACAAAATAAGACAGTGATCACTAGCTAAAGGAACTAGATGATATGTTATAGCAGAAGGAAAATTGTGTTGCCAATCTAAGTAAGCAACAACCCTATCAATCCTTTCTAAGATGAGCTCATGTCCTTGTCTCCTGTTTGTCCAAGTAAATGTATTGCCTATATAATTTATAGAATGCAAACTATTACTATCTATGATATCATTAGACTTATCCAGATAAGTTTGAGTAACATGATTACCACCTTGTTTTTCATTCTGTGACAAGATAAAATTAAGGCCACCAATTACAATCCAAGATAAGTTTACCTGATTA
Above is a genomic segment from Papaver somniferum cultivar HN1 chromosome 10, ASM357369v1, whole genome shotgun sequence containing:
- the LOC113315939 gene encoding uncharacterized protein LOC113315939 codes for the protein MDSIIDYSLLSFVYGALDDIVRKNQWDFMQNIANQVNLSWIVIGGLNFILSQNEKQGGNHVTQTYLDKSNDIIDSNSLHSINYIGNTFTWTNRRQGHELILERIDRVVAYLDWQHNFPSAITYHLVPLASDHCLILLATARKDTKTHKPFRVNKMWFRDPSCKEIIAHNWNANIQGSAPFKLTKAIFHTKQILRE